A window of Strigops habroptila isolate Jane chromosome 5, bStrHab1.2.pri, whole genome shotgun sequence contains these coding sequences:
- the IFIH1 gene encoding interferon-induced helicase C domain-containing protein 1 isoform X3, which produces MAAELRDERFLYMISCFRPRLKQFIRVQPVLDRLPSLSADDREKVRAAALQRGEVEGAEELLRAVERGPRGCGWFHEFLQALEHGGCGMAACYVNPSLSQLPSPAEEDDHDLCVHLVQLLHSTLVDSMRTVQVAEKCLQMGIFQDEDLDGILTVTDNRGNREGARELLSRLVQKKDWFSRFLIALRETQHGGLADDLSGNIGGTEDKQNGMKNSINKEREVKGQPGYAIVEDLKQQENMNDSFSSENNLLETSIGKNSVVSESDVSIGVGCVSNLNENLGQSCTTSDSDAEESRASPEPDLVLRDYQMEVAKPALNGENIIICLPTGSGKTRVAVYITKDHLDKKKRASEPGKVIVLVNKVPLVEQHLRKEFNPFLKRWYHVIGLSGDSQLKISFPEVVRRNDVIICTAQILENSLLNADEEDGVHLSDFSLLIIDECHHTQKEGVYNNIMRRYLKEKKKNRKLAKENKPLIPQPQILGLTASPGVGGATSYSKAEEHILKICANLDACRIMTVEEHASQLKNQVKEPFKKTVIADDKRRDPFRERITEIMTEIQNYCQLHPKSEFGTQPYEQWVIREEKKAAKEEKRKERVCAEHLKKYNDALQINDTIRMVDAYNHLNNFYKEEKSKKTVRSDDDDDDEPAVSKQDETDLFLIGLFHAKKKQLKELARKPECENEKLIQLRNTLMEEFTKTEAPRGIIFTKTRLSAFALFQWIKDNPKFEEVGIKAHHLIGAGHNSEMKRMTQNEQREVIDKFRGGNLNLLIATTVAEEGLDIKECNIVIRYGLVTNEIAMVQARGRARADESTYALVASVGSGAVEREDVNIFREKMMYKAIQHVQKMPQDEYLKKIQNFQCQNIVEKEIKAKRHQHKTYKKNPSLLTFLCKNCHKLVCSGEDIRVIENMHHVSVKRDFQLGEI; this is translated from the exons ATGGCAGCGGAGTTGCGAGACGAGCGGTTTCTCTACATGATCTCGTGCTTCAGGCCGCGGCTGAAGCAGTTCATCCGGGTGCAGCCGGTGCTGGACCGGCTCCCCTCGCTCAGCGCGGACGACAGGGAGAAGGTGCGGGCGGCCGCTCTGCAGCGGGGCGAGGTGGAAGGGGCGGAGGAGCTGCTACGGGCCGTGGAGCGGGGGCCCCGCGGGTGCGGCTGGTTCCACGAGTTCCTGCAGGCGCTGGAGCACGGCGGCTGCGGCATGGCCGCCTGCTACGTGAACCCCAGCCTCAGCCAGCTGCCCTCGCCGGCCGAGGAGGACGACCACGACCTCTGCGTGCACTTGGTGCAGCTGCTCCACAGCACACTGGTGGATAGTATGCGGACCGTGCAGGTGGCCGAGAAGTGCCTGCAGATGGGCATCTTCCAGGATGAAGACCTGGATGGG ATCCTTACTGTTACTGACAATCGTGGAAACAGAGAAGGTGCAAGGGAACTGTTGAGCCGATTAGTGCAGAAGAAAGATTGGTTCTCTCGTTTTCTGATTGCTCTGCGTGAAACCCAACATGGAGGCCTTGCAGATGATTTGAGTGGAAATATAGGAG gAACAGAAGATAAACAAAATGGGATGAAGAACAGTAtaaacaaggaaagagaagttAAAGGCCAACCAGGTTATGCCATAGTGGAGGATttgaagcagcaagaaaatatGAATGATAGTTTCAGCAGTGAGAACAATTTATTGGAAACATCTATTGGAAAGAATTCTGTAGTTTCAG agTCAGATGTCTCTATAGGAGTTGGATGTGTCAGTAACTTGAATGAAAACCTGGGTCAAAGCTGCACAACCAGTGATTCAG atgcagaggagagcagagcttcACCTGAGCCAGATCTGGTCCTGAGAGATTACCAAATGGAAGTTGCAAAGCCAGCACTGAATGGGGAGAATATTATAATATGTCTCCCTACAGGCAGTGGTAAAACCAGAGTGGCTGTTTACATTACCAAAGATCATTTGGATAAGAAGAAGAGAGCATCAGAGCCTGGAAAAGTTATAGTCCTTGTTAATAAG GTACCATTGGTAGAACAGCATTTACGAAAGGAGTTTAATCCATTTCTGAAGCGTTGGTATCACGTTATTGGTTTAAGTGGTGATTCTCAGCTGAAAATCTCATTTCCTGAAGTTGTCAGAAGAAATGATGTCATCATCTGTACAGCACAGATACTTGAAAATTCACTGCTAAATGCAGACGAAGAAGATGGTGTCCACTTATCAG atttttcaCTCCTCATTATTGATGAGTGTCATCACACTCAAAAGGAAGGTGTCTACAACAACATAATGCGAcgttatttaaaagaaaaaaagaagaacaggaagctggcaaaagaaaacaaaccactgaTCCCACAGCCTCAGATTCTGGGACTTACAGCCTCACCTGGTGTAGGAGGTGCAACTTCCTACTCCAAAGCTGAAGAACATATTCTGAAA ATCTGTGCCAATCTTGATGCATGTAGAATCATGACTGTTGAGGAGCATGCCTCCCAACTGAAGAATCAGGTGAAGGAACCTTTTAAGAAGACTGTGATTGCAGATGACAAAAGAAGg GATCCATTTAGAGAGAGAATAACTGAGATCATGACAGAGATTCAAAACTATTGCCAGCTCCATCCAAAATCTGAGTTTGGAACTCAGCCATATGAACAGTGGGTGattagagaagagaaaaaag ctgcaaaagaagaaaaacgCAAGGAACGTGTCTGTGCAGAACACCTGAAGAAATACAATGATGCTCTCCAGATAAATGATACCATCCGAATGGTGGATGCGTACAATCACCTGAATAACTTTTAtaaggaggagaaaagtaaGAAGACAGTAAGgagtgatgatgatgatgatgatgaaccAGCAGTATCAAAACAGGatgaaacagatttatttctaaTAGGTTTATTTCATG caaaaaagaaacagctgaaagagTTGGCTAGAAAGCCAGAATGTGAAAATGAGAAGCTAATACAGTTGCGAAACACTTTAATGGAGGAGTTCACGAAGACTGAGGCACCTAGAGgaattattttcacaaagaCCCGGCTAAGTGCCTTTGCTCTATTCCAGTGGATTAAGGATAACCCAAAATTTGAAGAAGTGGGAATTAAGGCCCATCATCTTATTGGTGCTGGACATAACAGTGAAATGAAACGCATGACTCAG aatgAGCAAAGGGAAGTTATTGATAAATTCCGAGGTGGAAATTTGAATTTACTTATTGCTACTACTGTAGCTGAGGAAGGCCTAGACATCAAAGAGTGTAACATTGTTATTCGCTACGGCCTCGTCACCAATGAAATTGCTATGGTGCAG GCTCGTGGTCGAGCTCGAGCTGATGAGAGCACCTATGCACTTGTGGCTTCGGTTGGCTCAGGAGCTGTTGAACGTGAAGATGTTAATATTTTCCGTGAGAAAATGATGTATAAAGCCATTCAGCATGTCCAGAAAATGCCACAGGATGAGTATTTAAAGAAG ATCCAGAATTTCCAGTGCCAAAATatagtggaaaaagaaattaaggcaAAGAGACATCAGCACAAGACATACAAGAAAAATCCTTCACTATTAACATTCCTATGCAAAAATTGCCACAAGCTGGTATGTTCTGGAGAAGACATAAGAGTTATTGAGAACATGCATCATGTCAGTGTGAAAAGAGATTTCCA GCTTGGGGAAATATGA
- the IFIH1 gene encoding interferon-induced helicase C domain-containing protein 1 isoform X2, whose amino-acid sequence MAAELRDERFLYMISCFRPRLKQFIRVQPVLDRLPSLSADDREKVRAAALQRGEVEGAEELLRAVERGPRGCGWFHEFLQALEHGGCGMAACYVNPSLSQLPSPAEEDDHDLCVHLVQLLHSTLVDSMRTVQVAEKCLQMGIFQDEDLDGILTVTDNRGNREGARELLSRLVQKKDWFSRFLIALRETQHGGLADDLSGNIGGTEDKQNGMKNSINKEREVKGQPGYAIVEDLKQQENMNDSFSSENNLLETSIGKNSVVSESDVSIGVGCVSNLNENLGQSCTTSDSDAEESRASPEPDLVLRDYQMEVAKPALNGENIIICLPTGSGKTRVAVYITKDHLDKKKRASEPGKVIVLVNKVPLVEQHLRKEFNPFLKRWYHVIGLSGDSQLKISFPEVVRRNDVIICTAQILENSLLNADEEDGVHLSDFSLLIIDECHHTQKEGVYNNIMRRYLKEKKKNRKLAKENKPLIPQPQILGLTASPGVGGATSYSKAEEHILKICANLDACRIMTVEEHASQLKNQVKEPFKKTVIADDKRRAHFCIFCSLLAAKEEKRKERVCAEHLKKYNDALQINDTIRMVDAYNHLNNFYKEEKSKKTVRSDDDDDDEPAVSKQDETDLFLIGLFHAKKKQLKELARKPECENEKLIQLRNTLMEEFTKTEAPRGIIFTKTRLSAFALFQWIKDNPKFEEVGIKAHHLIGAGHNSEMKRMTQNEQREVIDKFRGGNLNLLIATTVAEEGLDIKECNIVIRYGLVTNEIAMVQARGRARADESTYALVASVGSGAVEREDVNIFREKMMYKAIQHVQKMPQDEYLKKIQNFQCQNIVEKEIKAKRHQHKTYKKNPSLLTFLCKNCHKLVCSGEDIRVIENMHHVSVKRDFQSLYHTRENKTLQDKDADYQTNGEIICKDCGQAWGNMMVHRGLDLPCLKIINFVIVFEDKKITKEIFKKWRELPIKFPSFDYTAHCPSSDED is encoded by the exons ATGGCAGCGGAGTTGCGAGACGAGCGGTTTCTCTACATGATCTCGTGCTTCAGGCCGCGGCTGAAGCAGTTCATCCGGGTGCAGCCGGTGCTGGACCGGCTCCCCTCGCTCAGCGCGGACGACAGGGAGAAGGTGCGGGCGGCCGCTCTGCAGCGGGGCGAGGTGGAAGGGGCGGAGGAGCTGCTACGGGCCGTGGAGCGGGGGCCCCGCGGGTGCGGCTGGTTCCACGAGTTCCTGCAGGCGCTGGAGCACGGCGGCTGCGGCATGGCCGCCTGCTACGTGAACCCCAGCCTCAGCCAGCTGCCCTCGCCGGCCGAGGAGGACGACCACGACCTCTGCGTGCACTTGGTGCAGCTGCTCCACAGCACACTGGTGGATAGTATGCGGACCGTGCAGGTGGCCGAGAAGTGCCTGCAGATGGGCATCTTCCAGGATGAAGACCTGGATGGG ATCCTTACTGTTACTGACAATCGTGGAAACAGAGAAGGTGCAAGGGAACTGTTGAGCCGATTAGTGCAGAAGAAAGATTGGTTCTCTCGTTTTCTGATTGCTCTGCGTGAAACCCAACATGGAGGCCTTGCAGATGATTTGAGTGGAAATATAGGAG gAACAGAAGATAAACAAAATGGGATGAAGAACAGTAtaaacaaggaaagagaagttAAAGGCCAACCAGGTTATGCCATAGTGGAGGATttgaagcagcaagaaaatatGAATGATAGTTTCAGCAGTGAGAACAATTTATTGGAAACATCTATTGGAAAGAATTCTGTAGTTTCAG agTCAGATGTCTCTATAGGAGTTGGATGTGTCAGTAACTTGAATGAAAACCTGGGTCAAAGCTGCACAACCAGTGATTCAG atgcagaggagagcagagcttcACCTGAGCCAGATCTGGTCCTGAGAGATTACCAAATGGAAGTTGCAAAGCCAGCACTGAATGGGGAGAATATTATAATATGTCTCCCTACAGGCAGTGGTAAAACCAGAGTGGCTGTTTACATTACCAAAGATCATTTGGATAAGAAGAAGAGAGCATCAGAGCCTGGAAAAGTTATAGTCCTTGTTAATAAG GTACCATTGGTAGAACAGCATTTACGAAAGGAGTTTAATCCATTTCTGAAGCGTTGGTATCACGTTATTGGTTTAAGTGGTGATTCTCAGCTGAAAATCTCATTTCCTGAAGTTGTCAGAAGAAATGATGTCATCATCTGTACAGCACAGATACTTGAAAATTCACTGCTAAATGCAGACGAAGAAGATGGTGTCCACTTATCAG atttttcaCTCCTCATTATTGATGAGTGTCATCACACTCAAAAGGAAGGTGTCTACAACAACATAATGCGAcgttatttaaaagaaaaaaagaagaacaggaagctggcaaaagaaaacaaaccactgaTCCCACAGCCTCAGATTCTGGGACTTACAGCCTCACCTGGTGTAGGAGGTGCAACTTCCTACTCCAAAGCTGAAGAACATATTCTGAAA ATCTGTGCCAATCTTGATGCATGTAGAATCATGACTGTTGAGGAGCATGCCTCCCAACTGAAGAATCAGGTGAAGGAACCTTTTAAGAAGACTGTGATTGCAGATGACAAAAGAAGg gcacatttttgtattttttgttcacttttagctgcaaaagaagaaaaacgCAAGGAACGTGTCTGTGCAGAACACCTGAAGAAATACAATGATGCTCTCCAGATAAATGATACCATCCGAATGGTGGATGCGTACAATCACCTGAATAACTTTTAtaaggaggagaaaagtaaGAAGACAGTAAGgagtgatgatgatgatgatgatgaaccAGCAGTATCAAAACAGGatgaaacagatttatttctaaTAGGTTTATTTCATG caaaaaagaaacagctgaaagagTTGGCTAGAAAGCCAGAATGTGAAAATGAGAAGCTAATACAGTTGCGAAACACTTTAATGGAGGAGTTCACGAAGACTGAGGCACCTAGAGgaattattttcacaaagaCCCGGCTAAGTGCCTTTGCTCTATTCCAGTGGATTAAGGATAACCCAAAATTTGAAGAAGTGGGAATTAAGGCCCATCATCTTATTGGTGCTGGACATAACAGTGAAATGAAACGCATGACTCAG aatgAGCAAAGGGAAGTTATTGATAAATTCCGAGGTGGAAATTTGAATTTACTTATTGCTACTACTGTAGCTGAGGAAGGCCTAGACATCAAAGAGTGTAACATTGTTATTCGCTACGGCCTCGTCACCAATGAAATTGCTATGGTGCAG GCTCGTGGTCGAGCTCGAGCTGATGAGAGCACCTATGCACTTGTGGCTTCGGTTGGCTCAGGAGCTGTTGAACGTGAAGATGTTAATATTTTCCGTGAGAAAATGATGTATAAAGCCATTCAGCATGTCCAGAAAATGCCACAGGATGAGTATTTAAAGAAG ATCCAGAATTTCCAGTGCCAAAATatagtggaaaaagaaattaaggcaAAGAGACATCAGCACAAGACATACAAGAAAAATCCTTCACTATTAACATTCCTATGCAAAAATTGCCACAAGCTGGTATGTTCTGGAGAAGACATAAGAGTTATTGAGAACATGCATCATGTCAGTGTGAAAAGAGATTTCCA aagtctttACCATACAAGAGAAAATAAGACACTGCAAGATAAGGATGCTGATTACCAGACAAATGGAGAAATTATATGTAAAGATTGTGGACAA GCTTGGGGAAATATGATGGTTCACCGAGGTCTTGACCTCCCTTGTCTAAAGATTATAAATTTTGTGATTGTGTTTGAAGACAAGAAGataacaaaagaaatttttaagaaatggaGAGAACTGCCCATTAAGTTCCCTAGTTTTGATTATACAGCTCATTGTCCTTCAAGTGATGAAGATTAA
- the IFIH1 gene encoding interferon-induced helicase C domain-containing protein 1 isoform X1, translated as MAAELRDERFLYMISCFRPRLKQFIRVQPVLDRLPSLSADDREKVRAAALQRGEVEGAEELLRAVERGPRGCGWFHEFLQALEHGGCGMAACYVNPSLSQLPSPAEEDDHDLCVHLVQLLHSTLVDSMRTVQVAEKCLQMGIFQDEDLDGILTVTDNRGNREGARELLSRLVQKKDWFSRFLIALRETQHGGLADDLSGNIGGTEDKQNGMKNSINKEREVKGQPGYAIVEDLKQQENMNDSFSSENNLLETSIGKNSVVSESDVSIGVGCVSNLNENLGQSCTTSDSDAEESRASPEPDLVLRDYQMEVAKPALNGENIIICLPTGSGKTRVAVYITKDHLDKKKRASEPGKVIVLVNKVPLVEQHLRKEFNPFLKRWYHVIGLSGDSQLKISFPEVVRRNDVIICTAQILENSLLNADEEDGVHLSDFSLLIIDECHHTQKEGVYNNIMRRYLKEKKKNRKLAKENKPLIPQPQILGLTASPGVGGATSYSKAEEHILKICANLDACRIMTVEEHASQLKNQVKEPFKKTVIADDKRRDPFRERITEIMTEIQNYCQLHPKSEFGTQPYEQWVIREEKKAAKEEKRKERVCAEHLKKYNDALQINDTIRMVDAYNHLNNFYKEEKSKKTVRSDDDDDDEPAVSKQDETDLFLIGLFHAKKKQLKELARKPECENEKLIQLRNTLMEEFTKTEAPRGIIFTKTRLSAFALFQWIKDNPKFEEVGIKAHHLIGAGHNSEMKRMTQNEQREVIDKFRGGNLNLLIATTVAEEGLDIKECNIVIRYGLVTNEIAMVQARGRARADESTYALVASVGSGAVEREDVNIFREKMMYKAIQHVQKMPQDEYLKKIQNFQCQNIVEKEIKAKRHQHKTYKKNPSLLTFLCKNCHKLVCSGEDIRVIENMHHVSVKRDFQSLYHTRENKTLQDKDADYQTNGEIICKDCGQAWGNMMVHRGLDLPCLKIINFVIVFEDKKITKEIFKKWRELPIKFPSFDYTAHCPSSDED; from the exons ATGGCAGCGGAGTTGCGAGACGAGCGGTTTCTCTACATGATCTCGTGCTTCAGGCCGCGGCTGAAGCAGTTCATCCGGGTGCAGCCGGTGCTGGACCGGCTCCCCTCGCTCAGCGCGGACGACAGGGAGAAGGTGCGGGCGGCCGCTCTGCAGCGGGGCGAGGTGGAAGGGGCGGAGGAGCTGCTACGGGCCGTGGAGCGGGGGCCCCGCGGGTGCGGCTGGTTCCACGAGTTCCTGCAGGCGCTGGAGCACGGCGGCTGCGGCATGGCCGCCTGCTACGTGAACCCCAGCCTCAGCCAGCTGCCCTCGCCGGCCGAGGAGGACGACCACGACCTCTGCGTGCACTTGGTGCAGCTGCTCCACAGCACACTGGTGGATAGTATGCGGACCGTGCAGGTGGCCGAGAAGTGCCTGCAGATGGGCATCTTCCAGGATGAAGACCTGGATGGG ATCCTTACTGTTACTGACAATCGTGGAAACAGAGAAGGTGCAAGGGAACTGTTGAGCCGATTAGTGCAGAAGAAAGATTGGTTCTCTCGTTTTCTGATTGCTCTGCGTGAAACCCAACATGGAGGCCTTGCAGATGATTTGAGTGGAAATATAGGAG gAACAGAAGATAAACAAAATGGGATGAAGAACAGTAtaaacaaggaaagagaagttAAAGGCCAACCAGGTTATGCCATAGTGGAGGATttgaagcagcaagaaaatatGAATGATAGTTTCAGCAGTGAGAACAATTTATTGGAAACATCTATTGGAAAGAATTCTGTAGTTTCAG agTCAGATGTCTCTATAGGAGTTGGATGTGTCAGTAACTTGAATGAAAACCTGGGTCAAAGCTGCACAACCAGTGATTCAG atgcagaggagagcagagcttcACCTGAGCCAGATCTGGTCCTGAGAGATTACCAAATGGAAGTTGCAAAGCCAGCACTGAATGGGGAGAATATTATAATATGTCTCCCTACAGGCAGTGGTAAAACCAGAGTGGCTGTTTACATTACCAAAGATCATTTGGATAAGAAGAAGAGAGCATCAGAGCCTGGAAAAGTTATAGTCCTTGTTAATAAG GTACCATTGGTAGAACAGCATTTACGAAAGGAGTTTAATCCATTTCTGAAGCGTTGGTATCACGTTATTGGTTTAAGTGGTGATTCTCAGCTGAAAATCTCATTTCCTGAAGTTGTCAGAAGAAATGATGTCATCATCTGTACAGCACAGATACTTGAAAATTCACTGCTAAATGCAGACGAAGAAGATGGTGTCCACTTATCAG atttttcaCTCCTCATTATTGATGAGTGTCATCACACTCAAAAGGAAGGTGTCTACAACAACATAATGCGAcgttatttaaaagaaaaaaagaagaacaggaagctggcaaaagaaaacaaaccactgaTCCCACAGCCTCAGATTCTGGGACTTACAGCCTCACCTGGTGTAGGAGGTGCAACTTCCTACTCCAAAGCTGAAGAACATATTCTGAAA ATCTGTGCCAATCTTGATGCATGTAGAATCATGACTGTTGAGGAGCATGCCTCCCAACTGAAGAATCAGGTGAAGGAACCTTTTAAGAAGACTGTGATTGCAGATGACAAAAGAAGg GATCCATTTAGAGAGAGAATAACTGAGATCATGACAGAGATTCAAAACTATTGCCAGCTCCATCCAAAATCTGAGTTTGGAACTCAGCCATATGAACAGTGGGTGattagagaagagaaaaaag ctgcaaaagaagaaaaacgCAAGGAACGTGTCTGTGCAGAACACCTGAAGAAATACAATGATGCTCTCCAGATAAATGATACCATCCGAATGGTGGATGCGTACAATCACCTGAATAACTTTTAtaaggaggagaaaagtaaGAAGACAGTAAGgagtgatgatgatgatgatgatgaaccAGCAGTATCAAAACAGGatgaaacagatttatttctaaTAGGTTTATTTCATG caaaaaagaaacagctgaaagagTTGGCTAGAAAGCCAGAATGTGAAAATGAGAAGCTAATACAGTTGCGAAACACTTTAATGGAGGAGTTCACGAAGACTGAGGCACCTAGAGgaattattttcacaaagaCCCGGCTAAGTGCCTTTGCTCTATTCCAGTGGATTAAGGATAACCCAAAATTTGAAGAAGTGGGAATTAAGGCCCATCATCTTATTGGTGCTGGACATAACAGTGAAATGAAACGCATGACTCAG aatgAGCAAAGGGAAGTTATTGATAAATTCCGAGGTGGAAATTTGAATTTACTTATTGCTACTACTGTAGCTGAGGAAGGCCTAGACATCAAAGAGTGTAACATTGTTATTCGCTACGGCCTCGTCACCAATGAAATTGCTATGGTGCAG GCTCGTGGTCGAGCTCGAGCTGATGAGAGCACCTATGCACTTGTGGCTTCGGTTGGCTCAGGAGCTGTTGAACGTGAAGATGTTAATATTTTCCGTGAGAAAATGATGTATAAAGCCATTCAGCATGTCCAGAAAATGCCACAGGATGAGTATTTAAAGAAG ATCCAGAATTTCCAGTGCCAAAATatagtggaaaaagaaattaaggcaAAGAGACATCAGCACAAGACATACAAGAAAAATCCTTCACTATTAACATTCCTATGCAAAAATTGCCACAAGCTGGTATGTTCTGGAGAAGACATAAGAGTTATTGAGAACATGCATCATGTCAGTGTGAAAAGAGATTTCCA aagtctttACCATACAAGAGAAAATAAGACACTGCAAGATAAGGATGCTGATTACCAGACAAATGGAGAAATTATATGTAAAGATTGTGGACAA GCTTGGGGAAATATGATGGTTCACCGAGGTCTTGACCTCCCTTGTCTAAAGATTATAAATTTTGTGATTGTGTTTGAAGACAAGAAGataacaaaagaaatttttaagaaatggaGAGAACTGCCCATTAAGTTCCCTAGTTTTGATTATACAGCTCATTGTCCTTCAAGTGATGAAGATTAA